The following are from one region of the Simiduia agarivorans SA1 = DSM 21679 genome:
- a CDS encoding lytic polysaccharide monooxygenase — protein MKCLSNTHCPSKWLAVLPLAIAAAGVSAHGLMVDPPARNAVCGLNEKPDQASTQACVDAFANDPQGGYSFMSVLTHDVGRAGVTPLPSNVCGFDSEVWNGGATPWDVATQWPTQPATAGPVDITWNISWGPHFDDTEEFRYWITKPEFVFDPAKPLTWADFEETAFCVLNYDDKNPSANPAVIADKAAQTFTTQCDLPARSGHHVVYGEWGRNYFTYERFHGCIDMAFGNGPTPPVANAQALTTNANQTLAITLSGQDADGQVVDFNVVSAPASGSLSGAGADRVYSPAVDFAGTDSFAFVAIDNDGQSSAPATVAITVKGSNQAPVAVIGADINGLNVMLHAHDSTDPDNDALTFDWDLGDGNLASGPHVNHTYAVAGSYPVVLTASDGTASSTATQTISVSSAPPANGVTCEHVINNEWNTGFVASVRLTNHGSAPVSDWSVNWAYPAGISRTSGWNATVTGTNPYTATSVGWNNSVPPGQTVEFGIQASKPAGASVPAVVVSGAVCE, from the coding sequence ATGAAATGTTTAAGTAACACGCATTGCCCATCGAAGTGGCTCGCTGTATTGCCGCTGGCAATTGCAGCGGCTGGCGTGAGTGCACATGGGTTGATGGTAGATCCGCCCGCCCGCAATGCGGTGTGTGGATTGAATGAAAAGCCGGACCAGGCGAGTACCCAGGCGTGTGTGGATGCATTCGCAAACGACCCGCAGGGCGGTTATTCCTTTATGAGTGTACTGACCCACGATGTAGGGCGCGCTGGCGTAACGCCATTGCCCTCAAATGTCTGCGGATTTGACAGCGAGGTTTGGAATGGCGGTGCCACGCCGTGGGATGTGGCAACCCAATGGCCAACACAACCTGCGACCGCGGGCCCGGTCGACATCACCTGGAATATTTCCTGGGGCCCGCATTTTGATGACACTGAAGAATTCCGCTACTGGATTACCAAACCCGAGTTTGTGTTTGACCCAGCCAAACCGCTCACCTGGGCCGACTTTGAAGAGACGGCGTTTTGTGTACTGAATTACGATGACAAAAACCCGTCAGCTAACCCGGCGGTCATCGCCGATAAAGCGGCGCAAACGTTTACCACCCAATGCGATCTGCCGGCGCGCTCCGGACACCACGTGGTTTACGGTGAATGGGGACGAAATTACTTTACCTATGAGCGTTTTCACGGCTGCATTGACATGGCCTTCGGCAATGGCCCGACGCCGCCTGTTGCGAATGCGCAAGCACTGACCACCAACGCCAACCAAACGTTGGCGATCACGCTGAGCGGCCAGGATGCCGATGGTCAGGTAGTGGATTTCAATGTGGTGAGCGCGCCGGCCTCGGGCAGTCTATCGGGCGCCGGCGCGGATCGGGTATATTCCCCCGCGGTGGATTTTGCGGGCACAGACAGCTTTGCGTTTGTTGCCATCGATAACGACGGGCAATCTTCTGCGCCGGCCACCGTTGCCATTACGGTGAAAGGCAGTAATCAGGCACCCGTTGCCGTCATCGGTGCTGACATCAACGGTTTGAATGTGATGTTGCATGCCCACGACTCAACCGACCCAGACAATGATGCGCTAACGTTTGATTGGGATCTGGGTGATGGCAACCTGGCGAGCGGTCCGCACGTGAATCATACCTATGCCGTGGCCGGCAGTTACCCGGTGGTGTTAACAGCGTCCGATGGCACGGCCAGTTCAACGGCCACGCAAACCATCAGTGTCAGCTCGGCACCGCCTGCCAATGGAGTGACCTGTGAGCATGTGATCAATAATGAATGGAACACTGGATTTGTGGCATCGGTTCGCTTAACCAATCACGGTTCGGCGCCGGTCAGTGATTGGTCTGTGAACTGGGCCTACCCCGCCGGCATCAGCCGAACCAGCGGTTGGAACGCGACGGTGACCGGCACCAATCCTTATACGGCAACCAGTGTGGGATGGAACAATAGCGTACCGCCGGGACAAACCGTGGAGTTTGGCATTCAGGCCAGCAAACCCGCAGGCGCCAGCGTGCCCGCGGTAGTGGTGTCGGGGGCAGTGTGTGAATAA
- a CDS encoding sigma-54-dependent transcriptional regulator, with translation MQALTSAQANIERALDAQGLVAQSASMRQVLFHLYTAARRGVDVLLQGESGTGKEQLARLYHQFRRCDGDLATLDCTTLDEGLAGSELFGHERGAFTSAHRSRDGVIADADNGTLFLDEIGDLPLAIQPKLLRTIQERQYRRVGGNQWMTSTFGLVCASHVALESAVDAGNFRLDLYHRIAACVIMVPPLRERVEDIVPLAEHYFASRCGDGVSLSGPLRQWLCQYHYPGNVRELYQRLRLIQPEAGAAQACLSDMVMPCSIPERSATGDNWIHQSVSAGLGLDAIKERATREAKASALRLCDDSCKQAAQLLGVSERTLQLYKSELSG, from the coding sequence TTGCAAGCGTTGACATCAGCGCAAGCCAATATCGAGCGTGCGCTCGACGCCCAGGGGCTGGTGGCTCAATCGGCCAGTATGCGACAGGTGCTGTTCCACCTGTACACGGCTGCCCGGCGGGGGGTGGATGTGTTGCTGCAGGGCGAAAGCGGTACCGGCAAGGAGCAGTTGGCCCGGCTGTATCACCAATTCCGTCGATGCGACGGTGATCTTGCGACGCTGGATTGTACCACCCTGGATGAAGGGCTGGCCGGCAGCGAACTCTTTGGCCATGAACGCGGCGCATTCACCAGTGCCCACCGCAGCCGCGACGGCGTGATTGCCGATGCAGACAATGGCACCTTGTTCCTGGATGAAATTGGCGATCTGCCGCTGGCGATTCAACCCAAATTATTGCGCACAATCCAGGAGCGGCAATACCGTCGGGTGGGCGGCAATCAATGGATGACCTCAACCTTTGGTCTTGTGTGTGCGAGCCACGTGGCATTGGAAAGCGCGGTAGATGCCGGCAATTTCCGATTGGATCTGTATCACCGCATTGCGGCTTGTGTGATTATGGTGCCGCCGCTGCGCGAACGGGTGGAAGATATTGTGCCGTTGGCGGAGCATTATTTTGCCAGTCGATGCGGCGATGGCGTGTCGCTCAGTGGGCCCCTGCGGCAATGGTTGTGTCAATATCATTACCCCGGCAACGTGCGTGAACTCTATCAGCGCTTACGTTTGATTCAGCCTGAAGCCGGTGCCGCGCAGGCGTGTCTTTCCGATATGGTTATGCCCTGTAGCATTCCGGAGCGCAGCGCAACCGGCGATAACTGGATTCATCAGAGTGTCAGTGCCGGGCTTGGGCTGGACGCAATTAAAGAGCGTGCTACGCGCGAGGCCAAAGCCAGCGCCCTGCGATTGTGTGATGACAGCTGCAAGCAGGCGGCACAATTATTGGGTGTGAGTGAACGCACGCTGCAGTTGTATAAATCAGAATTATCTGGCTGA
- the blaSAM gene encoding subclass B3 metallo-beta-lactamase SAM-1: MGLPKGLQFFLLALLAMPMVGTQAQTAVTAEHWVDSCADWDAWDKPGPPFRVLGNTYYVGTCGIAAILITGDAGHVLIDSGTDRGAVIVRDNIARLGFSLSDVKILLHSHEHIDHVGGMASLQSLSGATLYASPAAAAVMRNGTAGEDDPQAGALASFPVARVGGLVNDGDQIALGNLRLTAYATPGHTPGALSWQWRACEEDRCTTLVYADSLSPVSAEGYRFNAHPEYLQAYRLGLATLADLECDLLLTPHPSASQMRQRLSERQSLAVPDACRQYATGISARLAQRLASEAD, encoded by the coding sequence ATGGGCTTACCAAAAGGGTTGCAGTTTTTTTTGTTAGCGCTGCTGGCGATGCCAATGGTCGGGACTCAAGCACAGACTGCGGTAACGGCGGAGCACTGGGTAGATAGCTGCGCAGACTGGGACGCGTGGGATAAACCGGGTCCGCCGTTCCGGGTATTGGGTAACACTTACTACGTAGGTACCTGCGGCATTGCTGCCATATTGATTACCGGCGATGCCGGGCATGTGCTGATCGACAGCGGTACTGACCGGGGCGCCGTGATTGTGCGCGACAATATTGCCCGGCTCGGATTTTCGCTGTCGGATGTGAAAATCCTATTGCACAGCCATGAGCATATTGACCATGTAGGCGGTATGGCCAGCTTGCAATCGCTTTCGGGTGCAACGCTCTATGCGTCGCCTGCTGCCGCCGCAGTAATGCGCAATGGTACCGCAGGCGAGGACGACCCGCAGGCGGGCGCGCTGGCGTCTTTCCCGGTGGCGCGCGTTGGCGGTCTGGTGAACGACGGCGATCAGATTGCGCTGGGCAATCTGCGTTTAACGGCCTACGCCACACCGGGCCACACGCCCGGAGCCTTGAGTTGGCAATGGCGCGCGTGCGAAGAGGACCGGTGTACGACGCTGGTGTACGCCGACAGTCTTTCGCCGGTCAGCGCCGAGGGGTATCGCTTCAATGCACACCCTGAATACCTGCAAGCCTACCGGCTTGGGTTGGCAACACTTGCCGACCTCGAATGCGATTTGTTGTTAACGCCGCATCCCTCCGCCAGTCAAATGCGGCAGAGACTGAGTGAGCGGCAATCTTTGGCAGTGCCCGACGCTTGCCGGCAGTATGCCACTGGCATCAGCGCCCGGCTCGCGCAGCGGCTGGCTAGCGAAGCTGACTGA
- a CDS encoding DUF4397 domain-containing protein, translating into MLAEKSIKGALKALTFISVLSLLVGCLNDDDDDSSDSTSYGTVQFYNASSNSSSTRFLIDASLKSVVSFGDASSRISLEPETYEISIERTNVDNASDYVELLSQEVTIANGTNRLFVMSGEFSAPTLTEYSFDPEDDLESDELALMGFNLTSEYAQLEIYYGPTDGDQTSATLLATLGNQAQSEFVALDADDYLFYVVDADSGDTLLTTKSVPFTGGYNYFVIVRDDVVNGGISLDQMSSSTFVYNYPNPEANAQVRAYQSIDNLNAVDLTLAGAGEDFAENALAIDTLSEFITLPYGDYLMRLSAAGNPDETHLQNKLVSLQPGAAKNVLFYRNSNAAVAALVYSQDMRARVYEHDINLVSLSDIRDADGDRYLLRAYFVNEEKGETKETASQVVTGIEFASVENFTLVTGNYAVYLMYTDEDNQEHLAAEKTQLNLEASTNYQLILEPDETVYTGYRLSVLH; encoded by the coding sequence ATGTTGGCAGAAAAATCTATTAAGGGTGCGTTGAAGGCACTGACATTTATTTCGGTGTTGAGTTTGTTGGTCGGTTGTCTGAACGATGACGACGATGACAGTAGCGACTCGACCAGCTATGGCACGGTTCAGTTTTACAATGCCAGTAGCAATTCTTCCTCGACGCGTTTTTTAATCGATGCCAGTCTCAAGTCTGTAGTGAGTTTTGGTGATGCCTCATCCCGCATTTCTCTGGAGCCAGAAACCTATGAGATCTCCATTGAAAGAACCAATGTGGATAATGCCAGTGACTATGTGGAATTGTTGTCCCAGGAAGTGACCATTGCCAATGGCACAAACCGGTTGTTTGTTATGTCGGGTGAGTTTTCAGCACCCACATTAACAGAGTACTCATTTGACCCCGAAGATGATTTGGAATCGGATGAATTGGCCTTGATGGGATTTAATCTCACCAGTGAATACGCCCAGCTTGAAATTTATTATGGACCAACCGATGGCGATCAGACATCGGCGACTTTGTTGGCCACTCTGGGCAATCAGGCGCAGTCTGAATTTGTCGCGCTGGACGCTGATGATTACTTGTTTTATGTGGTGGACGCCGACAGTGGCGATACCCTTTTAACAACCAAGTCTGTGCCCTTTACCGGTGGTTACAACTATTTTGTCATCGTGCGCGATGATGTGGTTAACGGCGGTATCTCATTGGATCAGATGTCCAGCTCTACGTTCGTTTACAACTATCCCAATCCGGAGGCGAATGCCCAGGTCCGGGCTTACCAGTCCATCGACAATCTGAATGCGGTGGATTTGACGCTGGCGGGAGCAGGCGAGGATTTTGCTGAAAACGCGCTGGCGATCGACACCCTGTCTGAATTTATTACCCTGCCGTATGGGGATTATCTGATGCGCCTCTCGGCCGCGGGCAATCCCGATGAAACCCATTTGCAGAATAAACTGGTGTCACTCCAGCCGGGCGCCGCAAAAAACGTCCTGTTTTATCGCAACAGCAACGCTGCGGTCGCAGCCCTGGTGTATAGCCAGGACATGCGCGCAAGGGTGTATGAGCACGATATCAATCTGGTCAGCCTGTCGGACATACGGGATGCAGACGGCGATCGGTATCTGTTGCGAGCCTATTTTGTGAACGAAGAGAAGGGTGAAACCAAAGAAACGGCTTCTCAGGTGGTCACGGGCATCGAGTTTGCCAGCGTTGAAAACTTTACCCTGGTCACGGGTAATTATGCGGTTTATCTGATGTACACCGATGAGGATAACCAGGAACACCTGGCGGCCGAGAAAACCCAGTTAAACCTGGAAGCCAGCACCAACTACCAATTGATACTGGAGCCGGACGAGACTGTCTACACGGGTTATCGCCTGTCGGTCTTGCACTGA
- a CDS encoding DUF4397 domain-containing protein, which produces MSWLKNRLLALGTLAVATAMVLSGCLGDDNNNRNSSSGVFGRVQFYNAVADSPKVMFELPDGRLVGNGQREDWNVVAGYGRGSQRLAITPNEYSLNVYRLGAVSGEYDQLLLNQPLTVVDGVHQFIVMTGDFSAPALKTFTYSTNTDRDALNFDLRVLNFTSDYAQIEVLYGAEGGALEDATLHATISQTEASEFEELGEGRYTLYVVDADTGNLLLTTEPMSFVRNNTYFVSVRDDLATGGVIVDQLNASGFVYSYGVPQTQGQVRIYHSLEDIGSVDVALVGDQDEATIPNAAADQFSPAVALEAGTYSLTITASGASDSIIEDVNVAVPAGQGRDLATLRYDGEVKVLSYVRELLTNAYESQVNIMNLADVRDDEDEPELLKFYLVPSDSYTGDPAVDKPLGIGLTKMSTGTVVNATLTPDDYYVYVAYEVTETVGDTTTTVDVDLIDGQMISIVSGVNNQLIFEPDSTQPSGYRLTLY; this is translated from the coding sequence ATGAGTTGGTTAAAAAACAGGCTGCTTGCCTTGGGAACGCTGGCTGTGGCGACGGCCATGGTGTTGTCGGGGTGTTTGGGTGATGACAACAATAACCGGAATTCCAGCTCGGGTGTTTTTGGCCGCGTGCAGTTCTATAACGCGGTGGCGGATAGCCCAAAGGTCATGTTTGAGTTGCCCGATGGCCGGTTAGTCGGCAATGGTCAGCGCGAGGACTGGAATGTGGTTGCCGGTTATGGCCGGGGCAGTCAGCGTTTGGCGATTACGCCGAATGAGTACAGTCTGAATGTATACCGGCTCGGAGCTGTTTCAGGCGAATACGATCAACTTTTGTTGAACCAGCCACTGACCGTAGTGGATGGCGTGCATCAGTTTATTGTAATGACTGGCGATTTCAGTGCACCTGCCCTGAAGACATTTACCTATTCGACCAACACTGACCGCGATGCGTTGAATTTTGATTTACGGGTGCTCAATTTTACCTCGGACTATGCCCAAATCGAGGTGTTATACGGGGCGGAAGGTGGCGCGCTGGAAGATGCGACCTTGCACGCCACTATCAGTCAAACGGAGGCCTCCGAGTTTGAAGAGCTGGGTGAAGGTCGCTACACCCTGTATGTGGTGGATGCAGACACCGGTAATCTGCTGCTGACCACGGAGCCCATGTCTTTTGTCCGCAATAATACCTATTTTGTCAGTGTGCGCGATGATCTTGCGACAGGTGGTGTGATTGTCGATCAGCTCAATGCCAGCGGGTTTGTGTACAGCTACGGCGTGCCCCAAACCCAGGGGCAGGTGCGGATCTATCACTCTCTGGAAGATATTGGCTCGGTTGATGTGGCGTTGGTGGGCGATCAGGATGAAGCCACAATCCCCAATGCAGCCGCAGATCAGTTTTCTCCTGCTGTTGCACTGGAGGCGGGGACTTATTCGTTGACCATCACTGCCAGCGGCGCCAGCGACAGCATCATCGAAGATGTAAACGTGGCGGTTCCAGCGGGTCAAGGGCGTGATCTGGCGACGCTTCGCTATGATGGCGAAGTGAAAGTGTTGAGCTATGTGCGTGAATTGCTGACCAATGCCTACGAGAGTCAGGTCAATATCATGAACCTGGCCGATGTGCGGGATGACGAGGATGAACCCGAGCTTCTGAAATTTTATCTGGTGCCTTCGGACAGCTATACCGGCGATCCTGCAGTGGATAAGCCATTGGGTATTGGCTTAACAAAAATGTCCACCGGCACCGTGGTGAATGCCACGCTGACACCGGATGACTACTACGTTTATGTGGCTTATGAAGTTACTGAAACCGTGGGTGATACTACCACCACCGTCGATGTCGATTTGATCGACGGGCAAATGATCAGCATTGTGTCGGGGGTTAATAATCAATTAATTTTTGAGCCCGATTCTACCCAGCCAAGCGGATATCGATTAACGCTTTACTGA